A window of Phragmites australis chromosome 2, lpPhrAust1.1, whole genome shotgun sequence genomic DNA:
CTTTGATATCACTAAAAGACCGTATTGTTGCTCGCTCAGGAGCTCACACCAGTAAGTGCTTTCCTTGCAAGTTCACCTGGAAAAATCAGATATTATAAATTTCTTGTCTTGTTGGTAAATCAGGAGAGAAATATAAACAGCTATAAAATTGAGTTTATGGAACTGAAAAATGGAGAGCTGCTCACAGCATAGATAATGCCCAGCTGGCTATTCTCTCCAGTGCCTTGACCAGAAGCCCTTCTTTCTTGTTGGCTCACTTCCCAAAAGTGGTCTTGGTGGTCGAGAACCAGTCGAGAAATGCCTCCTCAAAAATGGTCGGCTAAGCGAGTCCTTCATGCTAGAACTTGTACCCAACCTGGGTTCTCTTGTACTTTTCTTCTGGTGCTTGGAGCTTTGATCAAGATCACTATCAGCCATATTTGATGTCTTGTTCTTAATCTTTGGTTCCAGCTTTCCAAATAGTTTTGCTGTGCAGGTCTCACCATGGGTGCATACAGGACAGGGAGGATCGTATTTCTCACTTTCTGCAGTAATAATATCCAAACAATTTGCATGGTATGCATGACCACAGAATAAAACAGCAGCAACTGCTAGCTCATGACCATTCCATGAAGATCGTTCCTTCAATAGCTTTGAACAAAGCTTGCATACCTCTAGGTTAGGGGAGAGGGCAGTGTGATTTGATTTTGATACTTTACTAGCAATGGAGCCAAAGAGATCATTGTCAACTGACCAACTATCTCTTTGAGCTGTAGCCACCAATTCAGAAGGTGTGCAAGTTGAACACCCATCAGATGACTCACCTTGTGATCGCCCTGCAAGCAGATCATTACTACAGGCAGAGAGCATTGAGTTTGATGGCCTTCTTTCTGCAGAGCTGTTCTCACTAAAAGACTTTAGGGATGGTATGTTGCCATCTGAGATCTGCCTGTATAATTGGTGTTCAGGTGATTGACGTGCTTTCCTTGTTGAAATTGAGTCCATGCGAATAGAGTGAATCATAGAGGATGAAGGATCTTCTGGATCTGCTTTCGATACGGGGGGCAGTGTTGAAGGAggagactttgatgtctttatATCTGAGGCAACAGTTACCATGTCTAGTGATTTACGGGAACTTTCCTACAGAAGATAGTGAATAGCAAGGGAAGAACCATCAGACACAATTGTATAGATAAAAAATCACATAGAATTTTGGAAATATAAGAATGATATGAGATATAGAACACATGCTCAATACTGCATACCTCAGGGGGTGAATTGTTTGTGGTAGATCGATCTGCTGAAAACATGAAGATGTCAGCAACGAATGGCTTATTTCTTTAGTGCTTAAGTATCCATCCCCATAGGCAAAATAACCTATTATTAACTACTTCCTAGTACTGTACACATTACATTTCTTCCCTATTCATTGCGGGTTGGTTATTTGTCGGTACAGGTTCAACCTAGGACAAGTTTGTAGTGCCAGCTTGCGAATTTGAAAGGTATGTAAGATATGTGACGTCACGAAAAAAATTGCTTGACTCCTGGAGTTAATACAACAGTGCAGAAGGAACGAATTAAGGAAAAATAATGAATTTGCCCCCCTTTCCACTATTAAACGTTGAAAATGAAAGAACAGAATAAAGAGCAGATTgcaaaacacaaataaaattaTGAGGA
This region includes:
- the LOC133893629 gene encoding uncharacterized protein LOC133893629 isoform X1, whose amino-acid sequence is MGSNCCIAAKETPQPCMAPVEVSAYRIRHSPSWSFRWDNRTHIEDIMENNVVFSNHSSGNIQPEVKSDFIPPTEGHTSGDSLSHVFRRVKWQKSDKKMEASKLSKVDPRADRSTTNNSPPEESSRKSLDMVTVASDIKTSKSPPSTLPPVSKADPEDPSSSMIHSIRMDSISTRKARQSPEHQLYRQISDGNIPSLKSFSENSSAERRPSNSMLSACSNDLLAGRSQGESSDGCSTCTPSELVATAQRDSWSVDNDLFGSIASKVSKSNHTALSPNLEVCKLCSKLLKERSSWNGHELAVAAVLFCGHAYHANCLDIITAESEKYDPPCPVCTHGETCTAKLFGKLEPKIKNKTSNMADSDLDQSSKHQKKSTREPRLGTSSSMKDSLSRPFLRRHFSTGSRPPRPLLGSEPTRKKGFWSRHWRE
- the LOC133893629 gene encoding uncharacterized protein LOC133893629 isoform X2 — its product is MGSNCCIAAKETPQPCMAPVEVSAYRIRHSPSWSFRWDNRTHIEDIMENNVVFSNHSSGNIQPEVKSDFIPPTEGHTSGDSLSHVFRRVKWQKSDKKMEASKLSKVDPRDRSTTNNSPPEESSRKSLDMVTVASDIKTSKSPPSTLPPVSKADPEDPSSSMIHSIRMDSISTRKARQSPEHQLYRQISDGNIPSLKSFSENSSAERRPSNSMLSACSNDLLAGRSQGESSDGCSTCTPSELVATAQRDSWSVDNDLFGSIASKVSKSNHTALSPNLEVCKLCSKLLKERSSWNGHELAVAAVLFCGHAYHANCLDIITAESEKYDPPCPVCTHGETCTAKLFGKLEPKIKNKTSNMADSDLDQSSKHQKKSTREPRLGTSSSMKDSLSRPFLRRHFSTGSRPPRPLLGSEPTRKKGFWSRHWRE